ACCTTTTCCATGCTCCCTAAGATGATTTCACCATCATAAGGTACGCAGTGGAGTGATCTGTGATTTTCGACATGAGAAAGTAAAGGAATGGATCTAGGCAACTATTGAAGCTACCGAGGCACAAAACTATGAGATAGATGAAGTATAAGCCGTCGGTGTTGTTGTAGTAGTAGTTTGCATGGTGAATGATAAGTATAATGTTGCTCGGAGCAAAGCAAATGGTAAAAATTGCAAGAATGAGGAGACTCACCCTAACATTCCACAACCATCTACGGTCATATGCATTAAGAGTCCGAATGATGGCTGTATAGCAGTAGACAATGACCAAAAATGGAATTAAGAATCCAAAGAATGCCAAGGAGATGAAGTAGTAGAGTTGGAAAGACGATGAGGACTCGCATGTGTTGTGGACATCATGGCAGGTGGTGATGTCCTGCTGCACAAGGTAGTACTCCTGCTTCAGAAAGAAAAGTGGCAGCATATATAGGGAAACCGTTGCCCACACCAGCCCACACGTTAGCAAGGCATAGGTGCGCTTGGGCAGACCCCGGTAAGTGAAAGGGTGGACAATGGCTAGGTAGCGGCTGATACTGATGCAGGCGAGGAGCAGAATGGAGCAGTACATGTTGCCGTAGAAGATGACTGTGGTCGTCCGGCACAGGACCTCTCCAAATACCCAGTTGTTCCCATTGAGATGATAAGCTATTTTAAAGGGCAGTGTAACACAAAAGAGAAAGTCTGCCACAGCCAGGTTGGTGTAGAAGATGGTCATATGGATGGTTCTGGTCCTGAAGAAGAGCATCCACAGGGTCACCACGTTGGCCGGCACACCTACTGCAAACACCAGGATGTAGATGGCGGGTATCAGTCTGGTACTTAAGGAGCTGCTCAGGTACTCCATGGTAGCATTATTCACGTGAAGATTTGAAACACTTTCTTCAGGGCACTTAATTTTTATGCTTGTGGTGGTTCCTGTCCAGCCTTCTATGGCAGAAAGGGGGAACTCTTCAAAAGAATTTGGAGGAGCTCCACGGAAAGTCTTAATAGGTAAGGTTGGCTCTGCCGAGTTGT
The sequence above is a segment of the Camelus ferus isolate YT-003-E chromosome 3, BCGSAC_Cfer_1.0, whole genome shotgun sequence genome. Coding sequences within it:
- the F2RL2 gene encoding proteinase-activated receptor 3 isoform X2, with the translated sequence MKAVIFAAVGTLLLSCTSFQSGIEYEADNSAEPTLPIKTFRGAPPNSFEEFPLSAIEGWTGTTTSIKIKCPEESVSNLHVNNATMEYLSSSLSTRLIPAIYILVFAVGVPANVVTLWMLFFRTRTIHMTIFYTNLAVADFLFCVTLPFKIAYHLNGNNWVFGEVLCRTTTVIFYGNMYCSILLLACISISRYLAIVHPFTYRGLPKRTYALLTCGLVWATVSLYMLPLFFLKQEYYLVQQDITTCHDVHNTCESSSSFQLYYFISLAFFGFLIPFLVIVYCYTAIIRTLNAYDRRWLWNVRMRQFLGSKDLYKRDTHFSLMGFAPGKRQLQVARSQVASVTGTAPVPSPHLLGFQSPEIPTISDTLSISCYDTATYLPLLLFNYSLRESLIEPQ
- the F2RL2 gene encoding proteinase-activated receptor 3 isoform X1, with protein sequence MKAVIFAAVGTLLLSCTSFQSGIEYEADNSAEPTLPIKTFRGAPPNSFEEFPLSAIEGWTGTTTSIKIKCPEESVSNLHVNNATMEYLSSSLSTRLIPAIYILVFAVGVPANVVTLWMLFFRTRTIHMTIFYTNLAVADFLFCVTLPFKIAYHLNGNNWVFGEVLCRTTTVIFYGNMYCSILLLACISISRYLAIVHPFTYRGLPKRTYALLTCGLVWATVSLYMLPLFFLKQEYYLVQQDITTCHDVHNTCESSSSFQLYYFISLAFFGFLIPFLVIVYCYTAIIRTLNAYDRRWLWNVRMRQFLGSKDLYKRDTHFSLMGFAPGKRQLQVARSQVASVTGRTVDTKICRLSSSTVSPLYPQFHICAFKTNLRPCSTAMYLPKKKKFVYKWTHTVQTCVVEGSTVFAFTSEISSSYIFLFLVIALFLGGCLKKSL
- the F2RL2 gene encoding proteinase-activated receptor 3 isoform X3 → MKAVIFAAVGTLLLSCTSFQSGIEYEADNSAEPTLPIKTFRGAPPNSFEEFPLSAIEGWTGTTTSIKIKCPEESVSNLHVNNATMEYLSSSLSTRLIPAIYILVFAVGVPANVVTLWMLFFRTRTIHMTIFYTNLAVADFLFCVTLPFKIAYHLNGNNWVFGEVLCRTTTVIFYGNMYCSILLLACISISRYLAIVHPFTYRGLPKRTYALLTCGLVWATVSLYMLPLFFLKQEYYLVQQDITTCHDVHNTCESSSSFQLYYFISLAFFGFLIPFLVIVYCYTAIIRTLNAYDRRWLWNVRMRQFLGSKDLYKRDTHFSLMGFAPGKRQLQVARSQVASVTVTQLN